One Paenibacillus sp. FSL W8-0186 genomic window carries:
- the yyaC gene encoding spore protease YyaC: MSQLNPSFSGQEIPYLKIPHTEPGIHSAIIHRLLLHLAQVEPGQEIVVVCIGTDRSTGDCLGPLVGTALAKYKCPYFHLYGTLEDPVHAMNLKDTLHQINTTFIDPYIIGIDACLGQTTSVGSIQVVQGPLRPGAGVNKELPPVGDIHLTGIVNVGGFMEYFVLQNTRLSLVMRLSEIIASSLYSAIKEWNKGFIPLARQEQ; encoded by the coding sequence ATGTCTCAGCTAAACCCTTCTTTCTCAGGACAAGAAATTCCCTATTTAAAAATACCCCATACCGAACCGGGCATACATTCCGCCATTATTCATCGACTGCTGCTTCATCTAGCCCAGGTCGAACCTGGTCAGGAAATCGTTGTCGTTTGTATTGGCACCGACCGCTCGACCGGCGATTGCCTTGGTCCTCTCGTAGGAACTGCCTTAGCTAAATACAAGTGCCCATACTTTCACTTGTATGGTACATTGGAAGATCCGGTCCATGCCATGAATTTGAAGGATACGCTCCACCAAATTAATACCACATTTATAGACCCTTATATCATTGGCATTGACGCTTGCCTTGGCCAGACGACCAGCGTAGGCTCCATTCAAGTCGTTCAGGGGCCGCTTCGCCCCGGTGCGGGCGTAAATAAAGAATTACCGCCGGTTGGCGATATCCATCTGACAGGCATCGTTAACGTCGGCGGTTTCATGGAATATTTTGTATTACAGAATACAAGGCTCAGCCTGGTCATGCGTTTATCTGAGATCATTGCCAGCAGCCTCTATTCCGCTATTAAAGAATGGAACAAAGGGTTTATTCCCCTTGCGCGGCAAGAGCAATAA
- a CDS encoding DUF4446 family protein translates to MQEWNQLILEQLVWVVIGLVIVVVWLLIWNLLQGSKLRKIRRKYELMMQGTGVEDLEGLLIDLKLQQGKLEDAQEQQQQILKQLQSLVPKQKAKIGIKRYNAFAERGNDLSFSIAFINDEKDGVVLTGIYNREGSYVYAKPLTKGESPHALSTEELEVIALAAQGE, encoded by the coding sequence ATGCAAGAATGGAATCAGCTCATTCTGGAGCAGTTGGTTTGGGTTGTAATCGGGTTAGTTATCGTCGTGGTTTGGCTGCTCATATGGAATTTGCTTCAAGGCAGCAAGCTCCGGAAAATCCGTCGGAAATATGAATTAATGATGCAGGGAACAGGTGTTGAGGATTTAGAGGGCTTGCTCATCGATTTGAAGCTGCAGCAGGGCAAGCTGGAGGATGCACAGGAACAGCAACAACAGATACTCAAACAGCTTCAAAGTCTGGTGCCAAAACAAAAAGCAAAAATCGGCATAAAGCGTTACAATGCTTTTGCCGAGCGTGGAAATGACCTGAGCTTCTCCATCGCATTTATCAATGATGAGAAGGACGGGGTGGTCCTTACTGGTATTTATAATCGGGAAGGCTCATATGTATATGCCAAACCGCTGACCAAAGGGGAATCTCCACATGCTCTCTCAACGGAAGAGCTCGAGGTTATTGCTCTTGCCGCGCAAGGGGAATAA
- a CDS encoding aminotransferase class V-fold PLP-dependent enzyme, giving the protein MDHAATSWPKPPAVGEAMMSILNGQAASAGRGNHNMALQAGRIMFNARQALATLFHVSNPNDIVFTSNTTSALNLAIKGWLKPGDHVIATMVEHNSVRRPLEFLKRTMGIKVDYIAINERGQLDLNEVRNSFRPETTLVVCSHGSNLLGSILPLQELGHLAHEHEAIFLVDAAQSAGTYPIDVAEMGIDLLAFPGHKGLLGPQGTGGLYISPQVDLEPLLHGGTGSQSEELEQPAVRPDRFEAGTANTVGIAGLAAGVHAVLEYGVKQIYERQWMLIQMMMKELAKLPGISLIGPKLGEPRMGLVSFNLEGRDAAEIAFVLDREYGIAVRAGYHCTPLGHMTAGTSAGGAVRASVGFDTTEEEVEAFVLAMRQISAQ; this is encoded by the coding sequence TTGGATCATGCGGCAACGTCTTGGCCTAAGCCGCCAGCCGTAGGGGAGGCCATGATGTCGATCCTCAATGGTCAGGCCGCCAGTGCCGGGCGAGGAAATCATAATATGGCGCTTCAAGCAGGGCGGATTATGTTTAATGCTAGGCAAGCACTGGCAACGTTGTTTCATGTTTCTAATCCAAACGATATCGTATTCACCTCTAATACGACATCCGCTTTGAATTTGGCCATCAAAGGATGGCTGAAACCTGGGGATCATGTGATTGCGACAATGGTGGAGCATAATTCGGTTAGAAGGCCGTTGGAGTTTTTGAAAAGAACCATGGGGATTAAAGTGGATTATATAGCAATAAATGAACGGGGACAGCTTGATTTGAACGAGGTCAGGAACTCGTTCCGTCCGGAGACGACGCTTGTTGTTTGTTCACATGGATCAAACCTGCTAGGCAGCATTCTGCCGCTGCAAGAGCTTGGGCATCTAGCTCACGAGCATGAGGCGATTTTTCTAGTTGATGCGGCACAATCTGCAGGGACGTATCCGATTGATGTTGCTGAGATGGGAATTGATTTGCTGGCTTTTCCTGGACATAAGGGTTTGCTCGGCCCACAAGGCACAGGAGGGCTATACATCTCTCCCCAGGTAGATTTGGAGCCTTTGCTGCATGGAGGGACAGGAAGCCAATCCGAGGAGCTTGAACAACCTGCTGTGCGCCCTGATCGCTTTGAAGCCGGGACGGCAAATACGGTCGGCATAGCGGGGTTGGCTGCAGGTGTACATGCTGTGCTTGAATATGGGGTAAAACAAATTTATGAACGGCAATGGATGCTTATCCAGATGATGATGAAGGAGTTAGCGAAATTGCCAGGCATATCCTTGATTGGGCCAAAGCTTGGAGAGCCGCGAATGGGGCTTGTGTCCTTTAATTTGGAAGGCCGGGATGCTGCGGAGATTGCTTTTGTATTGGATAGAGAATATGGAATAGCTGTGCGCGCCGGTTATCATTGTACGCCCTTAGGGCATATGACAGCGGGGACATCGGCCGGCGGGGCGGTTAGAGCCAGCGTAGGGTTTGATACGACGGAGGAAGAGGTTGAGGCATTCGTACTAGCCATGCGGCAAATTTCGGCTCAATGA
- a CDS encoding ParB/RepB/Spo0J family partition protein, producing the protein MSKRLGKGLDALIPSLSIQEDDKVVDIPLNQLRANPYQPRKTFDEDAIRELAESIRQHGVIQPIIVRSVLKGYEIIAGERRFRASQYCGNETIPAVVRSFSDQQVMEIALIENLQRENLNAMEIAVAYQGLMDQFQLTQEELSMKVGKSRSHIANFLRLLSLPEEVKEYVSRGTLSMGHARALVGLKDSAMIKDLAKQCIDHEWSVRELEDAVQQLDRKKKDKQKPASQKRDPYIEEVEGSLREKFKTTVKIKASKEKGKIEINYYSQQDLQRLLDLLS; encoded by the coding sequence ATGAGTAAACGATTGGGGAAAGGTTTGGATGCGCTGATACCATCGCTCTCCATTCAAGAGGATGATAAGGTGGTAGATATTCCACTGAATCAGCTCCGTGCCAACCCGTATCAACCACGTAAAACGTTTGATGAGGATGCAATTCGCGAGTTGGCGGAATCGATTCGTCAGCATGGTGTGATTCAGCCAATCATCGTTCGCAGCGTGTTAAAGGGATATGAAATTATTGCCGGTGAGCGGAGATTTCGGGCTTCTCAATATTGCGGCAATGAAACGATTCCAGCTGTTGTCAGATCTTTTTCCGATCAACAGGTTATGGAGATTGCCTTAATAGAGAACTTGCAGCGTGAAAACTTGAACGCTATGGAAATAGCGGTGGCTTATCAAGGGCTAATGGATCAGTTCCAGCTTACACAAGAAGAACTGTCGATGAAGGTTGGCAAGTCTCGTTCCCACATTGCAAACTTTCTAAGGCTGTTGTCTTTGCCGGAGGAAGTGAAGGAATATGTTTCACGTGGAACATTGTCCATGGGACATGCCCGAGCTTTGGTTGGATTGAAGGATTCGGCAATGATTAAGGACCTTGCCAAGCAATGTATCGATCATGAATGGAGCGTAAGGGAGCTAGAGGATGCTGTCCAGCAGCTGGATCGTAAGAAAAAGGACAAACAGAAGCCGGCATCTCAAAAACGTGATCCTTATATTGAAGAGGTTGAAGGAAGCTTAAGAGAAAAGTTCAAGACAACAGTAAAAATCAAAGCGAGTAAAGAAAAAGGTAAAATAGAAATTAACTATTATAGTCAACAGGATCTGCAAAGATTACTTGATTTACTCTCTTAA